One Pieris napi chromosome 13, ilPieNapi1.2, whole genome shotgun sequence genomic window carries:
- the LOC125054980 gene encoding uncharacterized protein LOC125054980 isoform X2, whose protein sequence is MADTKVNIAKRGYAKMSITKIHNALLSDVKQTLAALKNLEEPVDSWSSLLVCVLVRKLDNLTRSAFQMERDNKCLPTVGELLGYLERRALSLENDSVPNKQPQPQRLTSIAVTAPASTSCTYCKSPHKLFQCPNFKMAAPTKRLEFVLANKLCKICLSFHKRNCKYHFKCGECKKPHNTLLHQTDQQPSSPSVSLLSSAPRGQVLLPTARVKLISQTGTIIYARALLDSASQVSFITEKLALILGKVPDNNASIIIGITNTEQTVNLQINLDVHSIVYPYKVNVNCHIVKTITTKLPQAPIDTSNLTFPANCNLADATFNMPGDVHVLLGADVFFQALLPLHESISNEGPAKTGTTFSEQPSIIHTSFGHIVAGRSAYDTANN, encoded by the exons ATGGCCGACACAAAAGTTAATATTGCAAAAAGGGGTTATGCAAAGATGTCTATTACTAAAATTCATAATGCACTATTATCAGACGTTAAACAGACACTCGCAGCTTTAAAAAACCTTGAGGAGCCTGTCGACAGCTGGAGCAGCTTGCTTGTGTGTGTGCTAGTGAGGAAGTTAGACAACCTTACACGCTCTGCATTCCAGATGGAGAGAGACAACAAGTGTTTACCCACAGTAGGGGAGCTTTTAGGTTACCTGGAACGTCGAGCATTGTCATTGGAAAACGACTCCGTTCCCAACAAGCAACCTCAACCCCAACGGTTGACTAGTATTGCAGTAACTGCACCTGCTTCTACCTCCTGCACCTATTGTAAGTCTCCGCACAAACTTTTCCAATgtccaaattttaaaatggcaGCACCCACAAAACGTCTAGAGTTTGTATTAGCAAATAAGCTGTGCAAAATATGTCTGTCTTTCCATAAACGCAACtgtaaatatcattttaaGTGTGGTGAATGCAAAAAGCCTCATAACACATTACTGCATCAAACAGATCAACAGCCATCGAGCCCATCTGTCAGTTTGTTATCGAGCGCTCCTCGGGGACAAGTGCTTTTGCCTACTGCTAGAGTTAAGCTTATTTCCCAGACAGGCACGATTATTTACGCACGAGCACTATTGGACAGTGCCTCACAAGTATCATTCATCACTGAGAAACTTGCCCTTATATTAGGCAAGGTTCCCGACAACAATGCATCAATTATAATTGGCATTACCAACACTGAGCAAACAGTTAACTTGCAAATAAACCTTGATGTACACTCTATAGTATATCCATATAAGGTCAATGTTAATTGTCATATTGTTAAAACGATAACCACAAAGTTGCCTCAAGCACCTATCGACACTTCCAATCTAACTTTTCCTGCTAACTGCAATCTAGCTGACGCTACCTTTAATATGCCTGGTGATGTGCATGTATTGTTAGGAGCTGATGTCTTTTTCCAGGCCCTGTTGCCACTCCATGAGTCAATAAGTAACGAGGGTCCTGCAAAAACAGGCACAACATTCTCCGAGCAACCATCTATAATTCACACATCATTTGGGCACATAGTAGCGGGACGCAGTGCCTATGACACTGCCAACA ATTGA
- the LOC125054980 gene encoding uncharacterized protein LOC125054980 isoform X1 → MADTKVNIAKRGYAKMSITKIHNALLSDVKQTLAALKNLEEPVDSWSSLLVCVLVRKLDNLTRSAFQMERDNKCLPTVGELLGYLERRALSLENDSVPNKQPQPQRLTSIAVTAPASTSCTYCKSPHKLFQCPNFKMAAPTKRLEFVLANKLCKICLSFHKRNCKYHFKCGECKKPHNTLLHQTDQQPSSPSVSLLSSAPRGQVLLPTARVKLISQTGTIIYARALLDSASQVSFITEKLALILGKVPDNNASIIIGITNTEQTVNLQINLDVHSIVYPYKVNVNCHIVKTITTKLPQAPIDTSNLTFPANCNLADATFNMPGDVHVLLGADVFFQALLPLHESISNEGPAKTGTTFSEQPSIIHTSFGHIVAGRSAYDTANSKQIESRCCSSADGFLAYATRKRVPRL, encoded by the exons ATGGCCGACACAAAAGTTAATATTGCAAAAAGGGGTTATGCAAAGATGTCTATTACTAAAATTCATAATGCACTATTATCAGACGTTAAACAGACACTCGCAGCTTTAAAAAACCTTGAGGAGCCTGTCGACAGCTGGAGCAGCTTGCTTGTGTGTGTGCTAGTGAGGAAGTTAGACAACCTTACACGCTCTGCATTCCAGATGGAGAGAGACAACAAGTGTTTACCCACAGTAGGGGAGCTTTTAGGTTACCTGGAACGTCGAGCATTGTCATTGGAAAACGACTCCGTTCCCAACAAGCAACCTCAACCCCAACGGTTGACTAGTATTGCAGTAACTGCACCTGCTTCTACCTCCTGCACCTATTGTAAGTCTCCGCACAAACTTTTCCAATgtccaaattttaaaatggcaGCACCCACAAAACGTCTAGAGTTTGTATTAGCAAATAAGCTGTGCAAAATATGTCTGTCTTTCCATAAACGCAACtgtaaatatcattttaaGTGTGGTGAATGCAAAAAGCCTCATAACACATTACTGCATCAAACAGATCAACAGCCATCGAGCCCATCTGTCAGTTTGTTATCGAGCGCTCCTCGGGGACAAGTGCTTTTGCCTACTGCTAGAGTTAAGCTTATTTCCCAGACAGGCACGATTATTTACGCACGAGCACTATTGGACAGTGCCTCACAAGTATCATTCATCACTGAGAAACTTGCCCTTATATTAGGCAAGGTTCCCGACAACAATGCATCAATTATAATTGGCATTACCAACACTGAGCAAACAGTTAACTTGCAAATAAACCTTGATGTACACTCTATAGTATATCCATATAAGGTCAATGTTAATTGTCATATTGTTAAAACGATAACCACAAAGTTGCCTCAAGCACCTATCGACACTTCCAATCTAACTTTTCCTGCTAACTGCAATCTAGCTGACGCTACCTTTAATATGCCTGGTGATGTGCATGTATTGTTAGGAGCTGATGTCTTTTTCCAGGCCCTGTTGCCACTCCATGAGTCAATAAGTAACGAGGGTCCTGCAAAAACAGGCACAACATTCTCCGAGCAACCATCTATAATTCACACATCATTTGGGCACATAGTAGCGGGACGCAGTGCCTATGACACTGCCAACAGTAAGCAG ATTGAAAGCCGCTGCTGCAGCTCAGCTGATGGGTTCCTTGCCTACGCAACGCGTAAACGCGTGCCGCGTCTTTGA
- the LOC125054980 gene encoding uncharacterized protein LOC125054980 isoform X3 — MTLPTVSRLKAAAAAQLMGSLPTQRVNACRVFEKNGIDFAGPVSVKNSRIRKPTIGKGYIVLFVCFVTKAIHLELASDLTTDTFLACFKRFIARRNLPSDVHCDNGSTFKGARNQLDELYRLHASRSHQCEVQSFAAARGINFHFIPSYSPIFGGLWESGVKSVKYHLKRVVGKALLTYEQLNTVLVEIEGVLNSRPLTAVTADPNDLNYLSPGHFLTGAPLNSYPEHNMSDTPTNLLKFWSITVSMKQNFWKYWSKHYLCLLQSRPKWRDVSSNVKIGSLVILRSDNSPPLHWPMARVSNIFPGKDGQVRTVEVNLSNGHVHNRALSKICLLPIDS, encoded by the exons ATGACACTGCCAACAGTAAGCAG ATTGAAAGCCGCTGCTGCAGCTCAGCTGATGGGTTCCTTGCCTACGCAACGCGTAAACGCGTGCCGCGTCTTTGAAAAAAATGGTATTGACTTCGCTGGGCCAGTTTCGGTAAAAAATAGCCGCATTCGAAAGCCAACTATAGGCAAAGGTTACATTGTATTGTTTGTATGTTTCGTCACTAAAGCTATTCATCTAGAGCTAGCCTCAGATTTGACAACCGATACTTTTCTCGCATGCTTTAAACGATTCATTGCGAGACGAAACCTGCCCAGCGACGTCCACTGTGATAACGGCTCGACGTTCAAAGGGGCAAGGAACCAATTAGATGAACTGTATCGCTTGCACGCTTCTCGAAGTCACCAATGCGAAGTACAATCCTTCGCGGCTGCTAGAGGAATCAATTTCCACTTTATACCTAGTTACAGCCCGATATTTGGTGGACTTTGGGAAAGCGGTGTAAAAAGCGTGAAATATCACTTGAAACGTGTAGTAGGCAAGGCGTTACTCACGTATGAGCAACTCAATACTGTTCTAGTAGAAATAGAGGGCGTTCTTAATTCTAGACCGCTCACCGCAGTTACTGCCGACCCAAATGACCTCAATTACCTCTCTCCAGGTCATTTTCTGACAGGAGCACCTCTTAATTCTTATCCAGAACACAATATGTCAGATACACCaactaatttacttaaattttggTCTATAACCGTAAGTATGAAACAAAACTTTTGGAAATATTGGAGTAAACATTATTTGTGTCTTTTACAAAGCAGGCCCAAATGGCGTGACGTTTCTTCTAACGTAAAAATTGGTAGCTTGGTCATATTACGTAGTGATAATAGTCCTCCTTTGCATTGGCCTATGGCTCGTGTGTCCAATATCTTTCCAGGGAAAGATGGCCAGGTTAGAACTGTCGAAGTTAATCTTTCAAACGGTCATGTTCACAATAGGGCAttatcaaaaatatgtttgctACCTATCGATTCATAA